In Bradyrhizobium sp. 1(2017), one DNA window encodes the following:
- a CDS encoding quinone oxidoreductase family protein → MKAYVYGTDGAQISDVAQPKPKGTQVLVRVRACGLNRADTGMRKGHAHGAAGGAGTVLGMEWAGEVAELGPDAKGVKVGDRIMGSGGAAFAEYTLADHGRLFRAPSNMNFEEAATLPVALATMHNAVVTVGGVQAGQSVLIQGASSGVGLMAMQIARLKGAKLVIGSSTDATRRGRLKDYGADLAVDSSDPKWVDEVLKATNGEGVDLIVDQVSGKVASQNLAATKVKGRIVNVGRLGGTHADFNFDLHAARRIDYVGVTFRTRTIEEVREIFEEVRKDIWGAVESRKLQLPIDRVYPFDQIDQAFEHMEANKHLGKIVVTV, encoded by the coding sequence ATGAAGGCTTATGTCTACGGTACTGATGGCGCTCAGATTTCCGACGTCGCTCAACCGAAGCCCAAGGGCACGCAGGTGCTGGTGCGCGTCCGCGCCTGTGGCCTCAATCGCGCCGATACCGGCATGCGCAAGGGCCACGCCCATGGCGCGGCCGGCGGCGCCGGCACCGTGCTCGGCATGGAATGGGCCGGCGAAGTCGCCGAGCTCGGGCCCGACGCAAAAGGCGTGAAGGTCGGCGATCGCATCATGGGCTCGGGCGGCGCCGCCTTCGCCGAATACACGCTCGCCGATCACGGCCGGCTGTTCCGCGCACCTTCGAACATGAACTTCGAGGAGGCCGCCACCCTGCCCGTCGCGCTCGCGACCATGCACAACGCCGTCGTCACCGTAGGCGGCGTGCAGGCGGGCCAGAGCGTGCTGATCCAGGGTGCCAGCTCCGGCGTCGGGCTGATGGCGATGCAGATTGCCAGGCTCAAGGGCGCAAAGCTGGTGATCGGCTCGTCGACCGACGCCACTCGCCGCGGCCGACTGAAGGACTATGGCGCCGATCTCGCCGTCGACAGCTCGGATCCGAAATGGGTCGACGAGGTCCTGAAGGCAACCAACGGCGAAGGCGTCGATCTCATCGTCGACCAGGTCTCCGGCAAGGTCGCGAGCCAGAACCTCGCAGCGACCAAGGTGAAGGGCCGCATCGTCAATGTCGGCCGGCTGGGCGGCACCCATGCCGACTTCAACTTCGACCTGCACGCCGCGCGCCGCATCGACTATGTCGGCGTCACCTTCCGCACCCGCACCATCGAGGAGGTCCGCGAGATCTTCGAGGAGGTCCGCAAGGACATCTGGGGTGCGGTCGAGTCGCGAAAACTGCAGCTGCCGATCGACAGGGTTTATCCGTTCGACCAGATCGATCAGGCGTTCGAGCACATGGAAGCGAACAAGCATCTGGGGAAGATCGTGGTGACGGTGTGA
- a CDS encoding fumarylacetoacetate hydrolase family protein yields MMAGEMKKWLRFRHAGTAGFGTLTSSGISVHEGEMFGRNAPTGKALALSDVELLAPCVPSKIVALWNNFHALAAKLNQPEPPEPLYLLKATTSITTPGAVIRRPSYYDGKTTYEGELGIVIGRTCARVSPGEADGFIFGYTCVNDITANDILTRDPTFPQWARAKGIDDYGPFGPVIATSLDPARLVVRTILNGAERQNYPISDMIFSAQELVSRISHDMTLLPGDLIAVGTSVGVGVMKEPVNTVTVAIDGIGELTNEFRL; encoded by the coding sequence ATGATGGCGGGCGAGATGAAGAAGTGGCTCCGCTTCCGCCATGCCGGCACGGCCGGTTTCGGCACGCTGACGTCCTCAGGCATCAGTGTGCACGAAGGCGAGATGTTCGGCCGCAATGCACCGACCGGTAAAGCGCTGGCGCTGTCGGACGTCGAGCTGCTCGCGCCCTGCGTGCCCAGCAAGATCGTCGCGCTCTGGAATAATTTCCACGCGCTCGCGGCCAAGCTGAACCAGCCCGAGCCGCCGGAGCCGCTCTACCTCCTCAAGGCCACCACCAGCATCACGACGCCGGGCGCCGTGATCCGCCGGCCCTCTTATTACGACGGCAAGACCACTTATGAGGGCGAGCTCGGCATCGTCATCGGCAGGACCTGCGCTCGCGTCTCGCCTGGCGAGGCCGACGGCTTCATCTTCGGCTACACCTGCGTCAACGACATCACCGCCAACGACATCCTGACCCGCGATCCGACCTTCCCGCAATGGGCCCGCGCCAAGGGCATCGACGATTACGGCCCGTTCGGCCCCGTCATTGCGACCAGCCTCGATCCGGCGAGGCTCGTGGTCCGCACCATCCTCAACGGCGCGGAGCGGCAGAACTATCCGATCTCCGACATGATCTTCAGCGCGCAGGAGCTGGTCAGCAGGATCTCCCACGACATGACCCTGCTTCCCGGCGACCTCATCGCCGTCGGTACCTCGGTCGGCGTCGGCGTGATGAAGGAGCCGGTGAACACCGTGACCGTCGCGATCGACGGCATCGGCGAGCTCACCAACGAGTTTCGGCTCTAG
- a CDS encoding winged helix-turn-helix domain-containing tetratricopeptide repeat protein — MRFLFEDYALDTDRRELQRAREEVVVTPQVFDLIEYLIRNRERVVSKDDLINAVWKGRIVSDAALTTRLNAARSAIGDTGEKQQLIKTLPRKGFRFVGAVQEARRPANETVGLIEPAGDTPPRLSIVVLPFANLSGDREQDYFADGVTESLTTDLSRISGSFVIARNSAVSYKGRAVDVRQVGRELNVRYVLEGSVQRSGRRLRMNVQLIDARSGQHLWAERFEKPVVDLFDMQDEIVSRLASTLGAQLVEAEARRAECTPHPDAVDLCFQGRAWLMKGISLECVTQARGFFERSLQFDPGNVEAMIGLANVDTVVGGSFTTDDGPARLAAAEAMVNKVLSIRPNSASAHMARGWVQTFTNRAAQGIREFEHALALAPNLVLAHAALGFAKSYIGRATETEGHILEALRLSPRDVFVYQWACFAGVAKLLLGSDVEAVSWLRRSTEANRNFHLAHLSLAAALALTGALDEARNAARTGLALNSGFTVRRLLAAQQSDNPIYLAGLQRLCEGWRLAGVPEG; from the coding sequence TTGCGTTTTCTTTTTGAGGATTACGCATTGGATACCGACAGGCGCGAACTGCAGCGCGCAAGGGAAGAGGTCGTTGTCACACCCCAAGTATTCGACCTAATTGAATACCTGATCCGAAACAGGGAGCGCGTCGTCAGCAAGGACGACCTCATCAACGCCGTCTGGAAGGGACGCATCGTCTCGGATGCTGCGCTGACGACCCGCCTCAATGCCGCCCGGAGCGCGATCGGCGACACGGGCGAGAAACAGCAGTTGATCAAAACATTGCCGCGCAAAGGTTTCCGCTTCGTTGGTGCAGTGCAGGAAGCCCGCAGGCCCGCAAATGAGACGGTTGGCCTAATTGAGCCAGCCGGCGACACGCCACCGCGCCTATCCATCGTCGTGCTACCCTTCGCGAACCTGAGCGGTGATCGTGAGCAGGACTATTTCGCGGATGGTGTAACCGAGAGCTTGACCACGGACTTGTCGCGCATCAGCGGTTCGTTCGTGATCGCACGGAACAGCGCCGTCTCATACAAGGGTAGAGCAGTCGATGTCCGGCAAGTCGGCCGCGAATTGAATGTTCGCTACGTGCTCGAAGGCTCAGTGCAACGCAGCGGCAGGCGGCTTCGGATGAACGTGCAGTTGATCGATGCCAGGAGCGGCCAGCATCTTTGGGCCGAGCGCTTCGAAAAGCCTGTCGTCGACCTGTTCGACATGCAGGACGAAATCGTGTCGAGGCTCGCCAGTACATTAGGTGCCCAGCTCGTCGAGGCTGAGGCGCGACGAGCCGAGTGTACGCCGCATCCCGATGCGGTGGACTTGTGCTTCCAGGGCCGGGCCTGGTTGATGAAGGGGATTAGCCTTGAATGCGTGACGCAAGCGCGGGGCTTCTTCGAACGCTCGCTGCAGTTCGATCCCGGCAACGTCGAAGCAATGATTGGTCTGGCAAATGTTGATACGGTAGTTGGAGGTAGCTTTACGACGGATGATGGGCCCGCGCGGCTTGCGGCGGCCGAGGCGATGGTGAACAAGGTATTGTCGATCAGGCCGAACAGTGCCTCAGCCCACATGGCTCGGGGTTGGGTCCAGACCTTTACGAACCGGGCCGCCCAAGGCATCCGTGAGTTCGAACATGCGTTGGCGCTGGCTCCGAATTTGGTCCTCGCTCATGCTGCCCTTGGTTTCGCCAAATCCTACATAGGTCGCGCTACCGAGACCGAAGGCCATATACTCGAAGCTTTGCGGCTCTCTCCTCGCGACGTTTTCGTCTACCAGTGGGCGTGTTTTGCGGGCGTGGCCAAGCTGCTGCTTGGTTCAGACGTCGAAGCCGTCAGTTGGCTACGACGAAGCACCGAGGCGAACCGTAACTTTCATCTCGCTCATCTATCGCTCGCCGCTGCCTTGGCCTTGACCGGCGCGCTCGATGAGGCGCGAAATGCTGCGAGAACGGGACTTGCGCTCAACTCAGGTTTCACCGTCCGTCGCTTGCTCGCAGCTCAACAAAGCGACAATCCAATTTACCTTGCCGGGCTGCAGCGCTTGTGTGAAGGCTGGCGCCTCGCCGGCGTGCCGGAAGGGTGA
- a CDS encoding NAD(P)H-dependent flavin oxidoreductase, translating to MLQTRFTKLVGVEHPIVQGGMQWVGRAELVAAVANAGALGFITALTQPTPEDLSKEIARCRDLTDKPFGVNLTILPAIKPPPYAEYRAAIIESGITVVETAGNKPQEHVDEFKKHGVKVVHKCTSVRHALSAERMGVDAISIDGFECAGHPGEDDTPGLILIPAAANKIKLPMIASGGFADARGLVAALALGADGINMGTRFMATRESPIHQLIKEKIVANDERETELIFRTMRNTSRVARNEISTKVVAMEKEGARFEDIRELVAGARGKMVYATGNSDEGIWSAGQVQGLIQDIPSCADLVSRIVREAEAIIRGRLEGMIVHPTAQAAE from the coding sequence ATGTTGCAGACACGGTTCACCAAGCTCGTCGGTGTCGAGCACCCGATCGTCCAGGGCGGCATGCAATGGGTCGGGCGGGCCGAGCTGGTCGCGGCGGTCGCCAATGCAGGCGCGCTCGGCTTCATCACCGCGCTGACCCAGCCGACGCCGGAGGATCTCTCCAAGGAGATCGCGCGCTGCCGCGACCTCACCGACAAGCCGTTTGGCGTCAACCTCACCATCCTGCCCGCGATCAAGCCGCCGCCTTATGCCGAATACCGCGCCGCCATCATCGAGAGCGGCATCACGGTGGTCGAGACCGCCGGCAACAAGCCGCAGGAGCATGTCGACGAGTTCAAGAAGCACGGCGTCAAGGTCGTGCACAAATGCACCAGTGTCCGCCACGCGCTCTCGGCCGAGCGGATGGGCGTCGACGCCATCTCGATCGACGGCTTCGAATGCGCCGGCCACCCCGGCGAGGACGACACCCCCGGCCTGATCCTGATCCCGGCCGCCGCCAACAAGATCAAGCTCCCGATGATCGCCTCGGGCGGCTTCGCCGATGCCCGCGGCCTCGTCGCGGCGTTGGCACTGGGGGCCGACGGCATCAACATGGGCACCCGCTTCATGGCGACCAGGGAAAGCCCGATCCACCAGCTCATCAAGGAGAAAATCGTCGCCAATGACGAGCGCGAGACCGAGCTGATCTTCCGCACCATGCGCAACACCTCGCGCGTCGCCAGGAACGAGATCTCGACCAAGGTCGTCGCGATGGAAAAGGAAGGCGCCAGGTTCGAGGACATCCGCGAGCTCGTTGCGGGTGCCCGCGGCAAGATGGTCTACGCGACGGGCAATTCCGACGAAGGCATCTGGTCGGCCGGCCAGGTGCAGGGCCTGATCCAGGACATCCCGAGCTGCGCCGACCTCGTCTCCCGCATCGTGCGCGAGGCGGAGGCCATCATCCGCGGCCGGCTGGAAGGCATGATCGTTCATCCGACCGCGCAAGCCGCGGAATAA
- a CDS encoding 2-dehydropantoate 2-reductase, which translates to MKICIYGAGAIGGYLGVQLARAGADVSLVARGAHLAAMRERGLTLLAGEEKHTVHPRCTDDPTELGVQDTIIVTLKAHSITGVIEKMQPLLGPHTRIVTAVNGIPYWYFYKHGGQYENSTLESIDPGGRQWREIGAERAIGCIVYPATEIEAPGVIRHVYGNNFPLGEPSGEITPDVQRLADLFVAAGLKAPVLNRIRDEIWLKLWGNVCFNPISALTHATLDVICTDPATRALSRAIMVETQAIAESFGVKFRVDVERRIEGARKVGAHKTSMLQDLERGRPMEIDPLVTVVQEMGRLTGVATPALDSVLAMVTQRARIAGLYDGVSTPADPRALAVA; encoded by the coding sequence ATGAAGATCTGCATCTATGGCGCCGGCGCGATCGGCGGATATCTCGGGGTTCAGCTCGCCCGCGCGGGCGCCGACGTCAGCCTGGTCGCACGCGGCGCACATCTCGCCGCGATGCGCGAGCGAGGCCTGACACTGCTCGCAGGCGAGGAAAAGCACACGGTGCATCCGCGCTGCACCGACGATCCCACCGAGCTCGGCGTGCAGGACACCATCATCGTCACGCTGAAGGCGCATTCGATCACCGGCGTGATCGAGAAGATGCAGCCGCTGCTCGGCCCTCACACCCGGATCGTCACCGCCGTCAACGGCATCCCCTATTGGTATTTCTACAAGCACGGCGGCCAATACGAGAATTCGACGCTGGAGAGCATCGATCCTGGCGGCCGGCAATGGCGCGAGATCGGCGCCGAGCGCGCCATCGGCTGCATCGTCTATCCCGCCACCGAGATCGAGGCGCCTGGCGTGATCCGCCACGTCTACGGCAACAATTTCCCGCTCGGCGAGCCCTCGGGCGAGATCACGCCGGACGTGCAGCGCCTCGCCGACCTGTTCGTCGCGGCCGGCCTGAAAGCTCCCGTGCTCAACCGCATCCGTGACGAGATCTGGCTCAAGCTCTGGGGCAATGTCTGCTTCAACCCGATCAGCGCATTGACCCACGCAACGCTCGACGTGATCTGCACCGATCCGGCGACACGCGCCTTGTCGCGGGCGATCATGGTCGAGACGCAAGCCATCGCCGAGTCGTTCGGCGTCAAATTCCGCGTCGACGTCGAGCGCCGCATCGAGGGCGCCCGCAAGGTCGGCGCGCACAAGACCTCGATGCTCCAGGATCTCGAACGCGGTCGTCCCATGGAGATCGACCCGCTCGTCACCGTCGTGCAGGAGATGGGCCGCCTCACCGGCGTCGCCACGCCCGCGCTCGACTCGGTGCTGGCGATGGTCACCCAGCGCGCCCGCATCGCCGGCCTCTATGACGGCGTCTCGACGCCGGCCGATCCGCGCGCCCTGGCGGTGGCATGA